A part of Saccopteryx bilineata isolate mSacBil1 chromosome 10, mSacBil1_pri_phased_curated, whole genome shotgun sequence genomic DNA contains:
- the NKTR gene encoding NK-tumor recognition protein isoform X4: MFQLFSDICPKTCKNFLCLCSGEKGLGKTTGKKLCYKGSTFHRVVKNFMIQGGDFSEGNGKGGESIYGGYFKDENFILKHDRAFLLSMANRGKHTNGSQFFITTKPAPHLDGVHVVFGLVISGFEVIEQIENLKTDAASRPYADVRVIDCGVLATKSTKDVFEKKRKKPTHSEDSDSSSNSSSSSDSSSESEIEHERSRRRKHRRRPKVKHAKKRRKEASSSEEPRSKHIVSPKSHSERSDTNEKRSVDSNAKREKPVVRPEEIPPVPENRFLLRRDMPLVTVEPEPKIPDATPVVSDQKPSVSKSGRKIKGRGTIRYHTPPRSRSCSESDDDDSSETPPHWKEEMQRLRAYRPPSGEKWSKGDKLSDPCSSRWDERSLSQRSRSWSYNGYYSDLSTARHSDGHHKKRRKEKKVKHKKKAKKQKHCRRHKQTKKRRIIVPSDIESSKSSTRRMKFPCEREKISRSSSLSSHPSSKRDWSKSDKDDQSSSTHSSRDSYRSKSHSQSDSRGSSRSRTPSKSSSHSRSRSKSRSSSKSGPSRTASQSPRRAASQLSENKPVKVEPLRAPVPPSENLIVQQPVVAENIPVIPLSDSPPPSRWKPGQKPWKPSYERIQEMKAKTTHLLPTQSTYSSANMKDIGSSSSYHKREKNSESDRSAYSKYSDRSSESSPRSRSRSSRSRSYSRSYTRSRSLASSHSRSRSPSSRSHSRNKYSDRSPCSRSSSYSSVSSDAGRQAKRKFRSNVKKMTTSHKRRSSSSEKILCNKYAKGRDKSSCQRKYSESRSSVDSSSDSEHSSIQVTQSAQEKEKQIQKEMNTKQGKNRDGEKSKPEQECPRSKKRTLKENLSDHFRNGGKPRRKNYAGSKWDSESNSEREVTKNSKKNSRPSSDKEEGEATSDSESEVGEIHIKAKPTTKSSANTSLPDDNGARKSSQRSSTSESEGPCCNSENPRGKPRKHKHGAKENLKREHTKKVKEKMKGKKDKKHKAPKRKQAFHWQPPLEFGEEEEEEVNEKQVTQEPQEKKQVSEHSETTKENVPQTEKPSEDGSLSDKQNTGTISSDTEHPANDDRKLSVSPTPLSTEENVASPPPSSQHIEESVPSRVEDMFPADDNMEICTPDRSSPAKLEGASPLGNSRLDTPEADVVKQELQPERPEAEVGKQESGVSQSPREGEVGKADSSSAGLARAAESTVRREEAEKGQISLLDNKWRPLQGVGNLAAPTAATSSAVEAKALTAAPEMKPQGLRIEIKSKNKVRPGSLFDEVRKTARLNRRPRNQESSSDEQTPSRDGDSQSRSPSRSRSKSETKSRHRTRSVSYSHSRSRSRSSTSSYRSRSYSRSRSRGWYSRGHTRSRSSSSRSYKSHRTSSRSRSRSSSYDPHSRSSRSYTYDSYYSRSRSRSRSQRSDSYHRGRSYNRRSRSCRSYGSDSESDRSYSHHRSPSESSRYS; encoded by the exons ATGTTTCAGCTCTTCTCAGACATCTGTCCAAAAACGTGCAAGAATTTCCTTTGCCTGTGCTCAG ggGAGAAAGGCCTTGGGAAAACAACTGGGAAGAAGTTATGTTATAAAGGTTCTACATTCCATCGTGTGGTTAAAAACTTCATGATTCAGGGTGGGGACTTCAGTGAAG GTAATGGAAAAGGTGGAGAATCAATTTATGGTGGATATTTTAAAG ATGAAAACTTTATTCTCAAACATGACAGAGCGTTCCTTTTGTCAATGGCAAATCGAGGGAAACATACCAATGGTTCTCAGTTTTTCAT TACTACAAAACCAGCTCCGCACCTGGATGG GGTGCATGTTGTCTTTGGACTAGTTATTTCTGGTTTTGAAGTAATCGAACAAATTGAAAATCTGAAAACTGATGCTGCAAGCAGACCTTATGCAGATGTGCGAGTTATTGACTGTGGGGTGCTTGCCACGAAATCAACAAAAGATG tttttgagaagaaaaggaagaaaccaaCTCATTCAGAAGACTCGGATTCCTCTTCcaattcctcttcctcttccgaCTCATCTTCAGAAAGTGAGATTGAACATGAGAGAAGCAGAAGGAGGAAGCACAGGAGGAGGCCAAAAGTTAAACATGCTAAGAAGAGACGGAAGGAGGCGAGCAGCTCAGAAGAGCCGAGAAGTAAACACATAGTAAGCCCAAAAAG TCACTCTGAGAGAAGTGATACCAATGAAAAAAGGTCAGTGGATTCAAATGCTAAAAGGGAGAAGCCTGTAGTTCGTCCAGAAGAGATACCCCCAGTGCCTGAGAACCGATTTTTACTGAGAAGAGATATGCCTCTTGTCACGGTGGAGCCTGAACC GAAGATTCCGGATGCTACCCCCGTTGTAAGCGATCAGAAACCATCTGTATCAAAGTCTGGACGGAAGATTAAAGGAAGGGGCACAATT CGCTATCACACACCTCCAAGATCAAGATCCTGTTCTGAGTCCGACGACGATGACAGCAGTGAGACACCGCCTCACTGGAAAGAGGAAATGCAGAGGCTGAGAGCGTACAGACCACCTAGCGGAGAGAAATGGAGTAAAGGAGACAA GTTAAGTGACCCATGTTCAAGCCGATGGGATGAAAGAAGCTTGTCCCAAAGATCAAGATCATGGTCTTATAATGGATATTATTCTGACCTTAGTACAGCAAGACACTCTGATGGTCACCATAAAAAacgcagaaaagagaaaaaagttaagcataaaaagaaagctaaaaagcAGAAACATTGCAGAAGACACAAACAGACTAAGAAGAGAAGGATTATCGTACCATCTGACATAGAATCCTCAAAATCTTCCACCCGAAGAATGAAATTTccttgtgagagagagaagatatcTCGTTCTTCCTCACTGTCCTCTCATCCCTCATCCAAGAGAGACTGGTCTAAATCTGATAAGGATGACCAGAGCTCTTCAACCCACTCCAGCAGAGACTCGTACAGATCCAAGTCTCATTCGCAGTCTGATTCTAGAGGAAGCTCCAGATCCAGGACCCCATCAAAATCCTCATCACATTCTCGAAGTAGATCCAAGTCTAGGTCTAGCTCCAAGTCAGGGCCCTCACGGACAGCATCACAATCCCCAAGAAGAGCAGCCTCTCAGCTGAGTGAAAATAAACCAGTTAAAGTAGAACCTTTAAGAGCACCAGTGCCACCAAGTGAAAACCTCATAGTACAGCAGCCAGTGGTGGCGGAAAATATCCCTGTAATCCCACTGAGTGACAGCCCCCCTCCTTCAAGGTGGAAGCCTGGACAGAAGCCCTGGAAGCCCTCTTACGAGAGGATTCAGGAGATGAAAGCAAAAACAACCCACTTGCTGCCCACCCAGAGCACTTACAGTTCAGCAAATATGAAAGACATTGGGAGTTCGTCATCCtaccataaaagagaaaaaaattctgaaagtgaTCGGAGTGCTTATTCAAAATACAGTGATAGAAGCTCAGAAAGCTCCCCGAGGTCCAGGAGCAGATCATCCAGGAGTAGATCTTACTCTAGATCGTACACACGGTCACGAAGTTTAGCTAGTTCCCATTCGAGGTCTAGGTCTCCTTCATCTAGATCTCATTCACGAAATAAATACAGTGACCGCTCACCGTGCAGTAGGTCATCATCATACTCTTCTGTTAGCAGTGATGCTGGAAGACAAGCCAAGAGAAAATTTAGATCCAATGTGAAAAAAATGACTACTTCACATAAAAGGCGCAGCAGCAGCTCTGAAAAGATACTTTGCAATAAATATGCCAAAGGCAGAGACAAGTCTTCATGTCAGAGAAAGTACAGTGAGAGCAGGTCATCTGTAGATTCTTCTTCAGACAGTGAACATTCAAGTATTCAGGTTACACAGTCAGCCcaggaaaaagagaagcaaatcCAGAAGGAAATGAATACTAAGCAAGggaagaacagagatggagagaaatcCAAGCCTGAACAGGAATGTCCTCGttcaaaaaaaagaactttgaaagaGAATCTTTCTGATCACTTTAGAAATGGCGGTAAGCCCAGAAGGAAGAATTATGCTGGGAGTAAGTGGGACTCCGAGTCAAATTCTGAGCGGGAGGTAactaaaaacagtaaaaagaattCCCGGCCATCTTCTGATAAAGAGGAAGGTGAGGCCACATCAGATTCTGAATCTGAGGTTGGTGAAATTCACATCAAAGCCAAACCCACAACAAAGTCTTCAGCCAATACTTCACTGCCTGATGATAATGGTGCTCGGAAGTCAAGCCAGCGGTCGTCCACCTCTGAGTCTGAGGGGCCCTGTTGCAACTCAGAAAACCCTAGAGGAAAGCCACGGAAGCACAAACATGGGGCAAAGGAAAACCTTAAAAGGGAACACAccaaaaaagtgaaagagaaaatgaaagggaaaaaggacaaaaagcaCAAGGCTCCGAAACGAAAACAAGCATTTCACTGGCAGCCACCGCTAGAATTtggtgaagaggaggaggaggaggttaatgAAAAGCAAGTTACTCAGGAGCCacaagagaaaaaacaagtttCTGAACACAGTGAAACCACAAAGGAAAACGTGCCCCAGACGGAGAAGCCCAGTGAGGACGGCAGCCTTTCAGATAAACAGAATACAGGAACGATTTCCTCAGACACTGAGCACCCTGCTAACGATGATAGGAAGCTCAGCGTTTCTCCCACACCTTTAAGTACTGAGGAAAACGTCGCCAGCCCTCCCCCAAGCAGTCAGCATATTGAAGAAAGTGTCCCAAGCCGAGTGGAGGACATGTTTCCAGCAGATGACAATATGGAGATTTGCACTCCTGATAGGAGTTCCCCAGCCAAGTTGGAGGGGGCATCCCCGCTAGGAAACTCAAGGCTCGACACCCCAGAGGCAGATGTTGTAAAGCAGGAATTGCAGCCAGAGCGtcctgaggcagaggtggggaAACAGGAGAGTGGCGTGTCTCAGAGCCCCAGGGAGGGGGAGGTCGGGAAAGCGGACAGCAGCTCTGCtggcctggccagggctgcagaaagcacagtgaggagggaggaggccGAAAAGGGCCAGATCAGCCTCCTGGATAATAAGTGGAGACCCCTGCAGGGCGTGGGGAACCTCGCAGCACCGACTGCTGCCACTTCCAGTGCCGTGGAAGCGAAAGCGTTGACCGCTGCGCCTGAAATGAAACCACAAGGCTTGAgaatagaaattaaaagcaaaaataaagtccGGCCTGGGTCTCTCTTTGATGAAGTAAGAAAGACAGCACGCTTAAACCGGAGGCCAAGAAATCAGGAGAGTTCAAGTGATGAGCAGACACCCAGTCGGGATGGTGATAGCCAGTCCAGGAGTCCAAGTCGATCTCGAAGTAAATCTGAAACCAAATCAAGACACAGAACAAGGTCTGTCTCCTACAGTCACTCAAGAAGTCGATCGCGGAGTTCCACATCGTCTTATCG ATCAAGAAGCTACTCTAGAAGCCGGAGCAGAGGGTGGTACAGCAGAGGCCACACAAGAAGCCGGAGCAGCTCCTCCCGCAGCTACAAAAGTCACAG
- the NKTR gene encoding NK-tumor recognition protein isoform X3 — translation MLLKVGRIMFQLFSDICPKTCKNFLCLCSGEKGLGKTTGKKLCYKGSTFHRVVKNFMIQGGDFSEGNGKGGESIYGGYFKDENFILKHDRAFLLSMANRGKHTNGSQFFITTKPAPHLDGVHVVFGLVISGFEVIEQIENLKTDAASRPYADVRVIDCGVLATKSTKDVFEKKRKKPTHSEDSDSSSNSSSSSDSSSESEIEHERSRRRKHRRRPKVKHAKKRRKEASSSEEPRSKHIVSPKSHSERSDTNEKRSVDSNAKREKPVVRPEEIPPVPENRFLLRRDMPLVTVEPEPKIPDATPVVSDQKPSVSKSGRKIKGRGTIRYHTPPRSRSCSESDDDDSSETPPHWKEEMQRLRAYRPPSGEKWSKGDKLSDPCSSRWDERSLSQRSRSWSYNGYYSDLSTARHSDGHHKKRRKEKKVKHKKKAKKQKHCRRHKQTKKRRIIVPSDIESSKSSTRRMKFPCEREKISRSSSLSSHPSSKRDWSKSDKDDQSSSTHSSRDSYRSKSHSQSDSRGSSRSRTPSKSSSHSRSRSKSRSSSKSGPSRTASQSPRRAASQLSENKPVKVEPLRAPVPPSENLIVQQPVVAENIPVIPLSDSPPPSRWKPGQKPWKPSYERIQEMKAKTTHLLPTQSTYSSANMKDIGSSSSYHKREKNSESDRSAYSKYSDRSSESSPRSRSRSSRSRSYSRSYTRSRSLASSHSRSRSPSSRSHSRNKYSDRSPCSRSSSYSSVSSDAGRQAKRKFRSNVKKMTTSHKRRSSSSEKILCNKYAKGRDKSSCQRKYSESRSSVDSSSDSEHSSIQVTQSAQEKEKQIQKEMNTKQGKNRDGEKSKPEQECPRSKKRTLKENLSDHFRNGGKPRRKNYAGSKWDSESNSEREVTKNSKKNSRPSSDKEEGEATSDSESEVGEIHIKAKPTTKSSANTSLPDDNGARKSSQRSSTSESEGPCCNSENPRGKPRKHKHGAKENLKREHTKKVKEKMKGKKDKKHKAPKRKQAFHWQPPLEFGEEEEEEVNEKQVTQEPQEKKQVSEHSETTKENVPQTEKPSEDGSLSDKQNTGTISSDTEHPANDDRKLSVSPTPLSTEENVASPPPSSQHIEESVPSRVEDMFPADDNMEICTPDRSSPAKLEGASPLGNSRLDTPEADVVKQELQPERPEAEVGKQESGVSQSPREGEVGKADSSSAGLARAAESTVRREEAEKGQISLLDNKWRPLQGVGNLAAPTAATSSAVEAKALTAAPEMKPQGLRIEIKSKNKVRPGSLFDEVRKTARLNRRPRNQESSSDEQTPSRDGDSQSRSPSRSRSKSETKSRHRTRSVSYSHSRSRSRSSTSSYRSRSYSRSRSRGWYSRGHTRSRSSSSRSYKSHRTSSRSRSRSSSYDPHSRSSRSYTYDSYYSRSRSRSRSQRSDSYHRGRSYNRRSRSCRSYGSDSESDRSYSHHRSPSESSRYS, via the exons ATGTTATTGAAAG ttGGTCGCATTATGTTTCAGCTCTTCTCAGACATCTGTCCAAAAACGTGCAAGAATTTCCTTTGCCTGTGCTCAG ggGAGAAAGGCCTTGGGAAAACAACTGGGAAGAAGTTATGTTATAAAGGTTCTACATTCCATCGTGTGGTTAAAAACTTCATGATTCAGGGTGGGGACTTCAGTGAAG GTAATGGAAAAGGTGGAGAATCAATTTATGGTGGATATTTTAAAG ATGAAAACTTTATTCTCAAACATGACAGAGCGTTCCTTTTGTCAATGGCAAATCGAGGGAAACATACCAATGGTTCTCAGTTTTTCAT TACTACAAAACCAGCTCCGCACCTGGATGG GGTGCATGTTGTCTTTGGACTAGTTATTTCTGGTTTTGAAGTAATCGAACAAATTGAAAATCTGAAAACTGATGCTGCAAGCAGACCTTATGCAGATGTGCGAGTTATTGACTGTGGGGTGCTTGCCACGAAATCAACAAAAGATG tttttgagaagaaaaggaagaaaccaaCTCATTCAGAAGACTCGGATTCCTCTTCcaattcctcttcctcttccgaCTCATCTTCAGAAAGTGAGATTGAACATGAGAGAAGCAGAAGGAGGAAGCACAGGAGGAGGCCAAAAGTTAAACATGCTAAGAAGAGACGGAAGGAGGCGAGCAGCTCAGAAGAGCCGAGAAGTAAACACATAGTAAGCCCAAAAAG TCACTCTGAGAGAAGTGATACCAATGAAAAAAGGTCAGTGGATTCAAATGCTAAAAGGGAGAAGCCTGTAGTTCGTCCAGAAGAGATACCCCCAGTGCCTGAGAACCGATTTTTACTGAGAAGAGATATGCCTCTTGTCACGGTGGAGCCTGAACC GAAGATTCCGGATGCTACCCCCGTTGTAAGCGATCAGAAACCATCTGTATCAAAGTCTGGACGGAAGATTAAAGGAAGGGGCACAATT CGCTATCACACACCTCCAAGATCAAGATCCTGTTCTGAGTCCGACGACGATGACAGCAGTGAGACACCGCCTCACTGGAAAGAGGAAATGCAGAGGCTGAGAGCGTACAGACCACCTAGCGGAGAGAAATGGAGTAAAGGAGACAA GTTAAGTGACCCATGTTCAAGCCGATGGGATGAAAGAAGCTTGTCCCAAAGATCAAGATCATGGTCTTATAATGGATATTATTCTGACCTTAGTACAGCAAGACACTCTGATGGTCACCATAAAAAacgcagaaaagagaaaaaagttaagcataaaaagaaagctaaaaagcAGAAACATTGCAGAAGACACAAACAGACTAAGAAGAGAAGGATTATCGTACCATCTGACATAGAATCCTCAAAATCTTCCACCCGAAGAATGAAATTTccttgtgagagagagaagatatcTCGTTCTTCCTCACTGTCCTCTCATCCCTCATCCAAGAGAGACTGGTCTAAATCTGATAAGGATGACCAGAGCTCTTCAACCCACTCCAGCAGAGACTCGTACAGATCCAAGTCTCATTCGCAGTCTGATTCTAGAGGAAGCTCCAGATCCAGGACCCCATCAAAATCCTCATCACATTCTCGAAGTAGATCCAAGTCTAGGTCTAGCTCCAAGTCAGGGCCCTCACGGACAGCATCACAATCCCCAAGAAGAGCAGCCTCTCAGCTGAGTGAAAATAAACCAGTTAAAGTAGAACCTTTAAGAGCACCAGTGCCACCAAGTGAAAACCTCATAGTACAGCAGCCAGTGGTGGCGGAAAATATCCCTGTAATCCCACTGAGTGACAGCCCCCCTCCTTCAAGGTGGAAGCCTGGACAGAAGCCCTGGAAGCCCTCTTACGAGAGGATTCAGGAGATGAAAGCAAAAACAACCCACTTGCTGCCCACCCAGAGCACTTACAGTTCAGCAAATATGAAAGACATTGGGAGTTCGTCATCCtaccataaaagagaaaaaaattctgaaagtgaTCGGAGTGCTTATTCAAAATACAGTGATAGAAGCTCAGAAAGCTCCCCGAGGTCCAGGAGCAGATCATCCAGGAGTAGATCTTACTCTAGATCGTACACACGGTCACGAAGTTTAGCTAGTTCCCATTCGAGGTCTAGGTCTCCTTCATCTAGATCTCATTCACGAAATAAATACAGTGACCGCTCACCGTGCAGTAGGTCATCATCATACTCTTCTGTTAGCAGTGATGCTGGAAGACAAGCCAAGAGAAAATTTAGATCCAATGTGAAAAAAATGACTACTTCACATAAAAGGCGCAGCAGCAGCTCTGAAAAGATACTTTGCAATAAATATGCCAAAGGCAGAGACAAGTCTTCATGTCAGAGAAAGTACAGTGAGAGCAGGTCATCTGTAGATTCTTCTTCAGACAGTGAACATTCAAGTATTCAGGTTACACAGTCAGCCcaggaaaaagagaagcaaatcCAGAAGGAAATGAATACTAAGCAAGggaagaacagagatggagagaaatcCAAGCCTGAACAGGAATGTCCTCGttcaaaaaaaagaactttgaaagaGAATCTTTCTGATCACTTTAGAAATGGCGGTAAGCCCAGAAGGAAGAATTATGCTGGGAGTAAGTGGGACTCCGAGTCAAATTCTGAGCGGGAGGTAactaaaaacagtaaaaagaattCCCGGCCATCTTCTGATAAAGAGGAAGGTGAGGCCACATCAGATTCTGAATCTGAGGTTGGTGAAATTCACATCAAAGCCAAACCCACAACAAAGTCTTCAGCCAATACTTCACTGCCTGATGATAATGGTGCTCGGAAGTCAAGCCAGCGGTCGTCCACCTCTGAGTCTGAGGGGCCCTGTTGCAACTCAGAAAACCCTAGAGGAAAGCCACGGAAGCACAAACATGGGGCAAAGGAAAACCTTAAAAGGGAACACAccaaaaaagtgaaagagaaaatgaaagggaaaaaggacaaaaagcaCAAGGCTCCGAAACGAAAACAAGCATTTCACTGGCAGCCACCGCTAGAATTtggtgaagaggaggaggaggaggttaatgAAAAGCAAGTTACTCAGGAGCCacaagagaaaaaacaagtttCTGAACACAGTGAAACCACAAAGGAAAACGTGCCCCAGACGGAGAAGCCCAGTGAGGACGGCAGCCTTTCAGATAAACAGAATACAGGAACGATTTCCTCAGACACTGAGCACCCTGCTAACGATGATAGGAAGCTCAGCGTTTCTCCCACACCTTTAAGTACTGAGGAAAACGTCGCCAGCCCTCCCCCAAGCAGTCAGCATATTGAAGAAAGTGTCCCAAGCCGAGTGGAGGACATGTTTCCAGCAGATGACAATATGGAGATTTGCACTCCTGATAGGAGTTCCCCAGCCAAGTTGGAGGGGGCATCCCCGCTAGGAAACTCAAGGCTCGACACCCCAGAGGCAGATGTTGTAAAGCAGGAATTGCAGCCAGAGCGtcctgaggcagaggtggggaAACAGGAGAGTGGCGTGTCTCAGAGCCCCAGGGAGGGGGAGGTCGGGAAAGCGGACAGCAGCTCTGCtggcctggccagggctgcagaaagcacagtgaggagggaggaggccGAAAAGGGCCAGATCAGCCTCCTGGATAATAAGTGGAGACCCCTGCAGGGCGTGGGGAACCTCGCAGCACCGACTGCTGCCACTTCCAGTGCCGTGGAAGCGAAAGCGTTGACCGCTGCGCCTGAAATGAAACCACAAGGCTTGAgaatagaaattaaaagcaaaaataaagtccGGCCTGGGTCTCTCTTTGATGAAGTAAGAAAGACAGCACGCTTAAACCGGAGGCCAAGAAATCAGGAGAGTTCAAGTGATGAGCAGACACCCAGTCGGGATGGTGATAGCCAGTCCAGGAGTCCAAGTCGATCTCGAAGTAAATCTGAAACCAAATCAAGACACAGAACAAGGTCTGTCTCCTACAGTCACTCAAGAAGTCGATCGCGGAGTTCCACATCGTCTTATCG ATCAAGAAGCTACTCTAGAAGCCGGAGCAGAGGGTGGTACAGCAGAGGCCACACAAGAAGCCGGAGCAGCTCCTCCCGCAGCTACAAAAGTCACAG